A genomic segment from Triticum dicoccoides isolate Atlit2015 ecotype Zavitan chromosome 1A, WEW_v2.0, whole genome shotgun sequence encodes:
- the LOC119278917 gene encoding LRR receptor-like serine/threonine-protein kinase ERL2, whose amino-acid sequence MARLGAVVAVYFLAAALAAEGILDPVDFLALQAVRRSLDDMPGSAFFDAWDFTADPCGFPGVYCDGNRVSALALGDPRAGSPGLTGRLDPALGRMSALTELSLVPGRVQGELPASLASCSNLRFLAVSKNLLSGGIPDGIGALSNLRTLDVSFNQISGAIPPSIASLPSITNLILCHNQLTGGIPSFPDSSPLLRMDLKHNALSGGVPSLPGSLQYLSLAANRLTGNVDSMLPRLTRLNYLDLSMNQLQGPVPASVFTLPLSVLQLQRNFFSGLLQPTSDVTIPVVDLSYNRFWGPLSPLLAGVGQLYLNNNRFTGDVPSRLVQELVGTGGLQLLYLQHNFLTGIEISPSSSLPSGVSLCLMYNCMVPPVYAPCPIKAGTQNTRPADQCPEWRG is encoded by the coding sequence ATGGCGCGGCTCGGCGCTGTCGTGGCGGTGTACTTCTTGGCGGCGGCGCTCGCGGCGGAGGGCATTCTCGACCCGGTGGACTTCCTCGCGCTGCAGGCGGTGCGGAGGTCGCTCGACGACATGCCGGGCTCCGCCTTCTTCGACGCCTGGGACTTCACGGCGGACCCCTGCGGCTTCCCCGGCGTCTACTGCGACGGGAACAGGGTGTCGGCGCTCGCGCTCGGCGACCCCAGGGCCGGGTCGCCGGGGCTCACCGGGAGGCTCGACCCGGCGCTCGGCCGGATGTCGGCGCTCACCGAGCTCTCGCTCGTGCCCGGCCGCGTCCAGGGCGAGCTCCCGGCCTCCCTCGCCTCCTGCTCCAACCTCCGCTTCCTGGCCGTCAGCAAGAACCTCCTCTCCGGCGGGATACCGGACGGCATTGGCGCGCTGTCCAACCTCCGGACGCTCGACGTCAGCTTCAACCAGATCTCCGGCGCCATCCCGCCGTCCATTGCGTCGCTGCCATCGATCACCAACCTCATCCTCTGCCACAACCAGCTCACCGGTGGCATCCCCTCGTTCCCGGACTCCTCGCCGCTCCTCCGGATGGACCTCAAGCACAATGCCCTCTCCGGCGGCGTGCCCAGCCTGCCGGGCTCGCTGCAGTACCTCTCGCTCGCGGCGAACCGTCTCACCGGCAACGTCGACTCCATGTTGCCCCGGCTGACTCGGCTCAACTACCTCGACCTCAGCATGAACCAGCTCCAGGGGCCGGTCCCGGCGTCCGTCTTCACGTTGCCGCTCTCCGTGCTCCAGCTCCAGCGCAACTTCTTCTCCGGCCTCCTCCAGCCGACGAGCGACGTGACGATCCCGGTGGTGGACCTGAGCTACAACCGGTTCTGGGGGCCTCTGTCGCCGCTCCTGGCGGGCGTCGGGCAGCTGTACCTGAACAACAACCGGTTCACCGGCGACGTGCCGTCGCGGCTGGTGCAGGAGCTGGTGGGCACCGGCGGGCTGCAGCTGCTGTACCTGCAGCACAACTTCCTGACCGGCATCGAGATATCGCCGTCGTCGTCGCTCCCCTCCGGCGTCTCGCTCTGCCTGATGTACAACTGCATGGTGCCGCCGGTGTACGCGCCGTGCCCGATCAAGGCCGGCACGCAGAACACCCGGCCGGCCGACCAGTGCCCGGAATGGAGGGGCTGA